The following proteins are co-located in the Micromonospora viridifaciens genome:
- a CDS encoding sensor histidine kinase, which translates to MTGSSIALPMNRLELPRWAVTAALAVITLVGVPTGIALTGGRVTLDGAVPLAQTLAILVLLRRRWPVATLLASLAAVTAMRGAGLVEVGWIWPVTVFLAHTIVIGRIGWALGTGVVVLAYAANWESVVLGHSPDLVASRVGAEALWLALVLAIGAAYRNRRGWQEELAARVRQSAHERELDARRRRAEERVRIAHELHDVVSHTLAVVGVHLHVALDTLESAPEEARDALRLAQDVRGKAMTDLQALVEVLRDESATKIESPVAQLDRLASLVEQVRTAGVEVSLHETGERSTVPAPVALAAYRIVQEALTNTVRHARATRATVALRYEPAQVAVTVTDNGTSTEFGRSTTARDPGEPETGGHGLAGMRERVTALGGSLRIGPAAEGGFTVQASIPVVGR; encoded by the coding sequence ATGACCGGCTCCTCCATCGCGCTGCCCATGAACCGACTCGAGCTGCCGCGCTGGGCCGTCACCGCGGCCCTGGCCGTCATCACCCTGGTCGGCGTGCCGACCGGCATCGCGCTCACCGGCGGCAGGGTGACCCTGGACGGCGCGGTCCCCCTGGCCCAGACCCTCGCCATCCTGGTGCTGCTGCGCCGACGGTGGCCCGTCGCCACCCTGCTCGCCTCGCTGGCGGCGGTGACTGCGATGCGGGGCGCCGGGCTGGTCGAGGTGGGCTGGATCTGGCCGGTCACGGTCTTTCTCGCCCACACCATCGTGATCGGACGCATCGGCTGGGCGCTGGGCACCGGCGTGGTCGTCCTGGCGTACGCCGCCAACTGGGAGTCGGTCGTGCTTGGGCACAGCCCCGATCTGGTCGCGAGCCGGGTCGGCGCGGAGGCGCTCTGGCTCGCCCTCGTGCTGGCGATCGGCGCCGCGTACCGCAACCGGCGCGGCTGGCAGGAGGAACTGGCCGCCCGGGTACGCCAATCCGCCCACGAACGCGAACTCGACGCCCGGCGTCGGCGGGCGGAGGAACGGGTACGCATCGCCCACGAGCTGCATGACGTGGTCTCGCACACCCTCGCCGTGGTCGGGGTGCACCTGCACGTCGCACTGGACACGCTGGAGTCCGCTCCCGAGGAGGCCCGGGACGCGCTCCGGCTGGCCCAGGACGTACGCGGCAAGGCGATGACCGACCTGCAGGCACTGGTCGAGGTGCTGCGCGACGAGTCCGCGACGAAGATCGAGTCCCCGGTGGCCCAGCTGGATCGGCTGGCCAGCCTGGTCGAACAGGTGCGTACCGCCGGGGTCGAGGTGTCGCTGCACGAGACCGGCGAACGGTCCACTGTGCCTGCCCCGGTGGCGCTGGCCGCCTACCGGATCGTGCAGGAGGCGTTGACCAACACCGTCCGGCACGCCAGGGCGACCCGGGCCACGGTCGCACTGCGCTACGAACCGGCCCAGGTCGCCGTGACCGTGACCGACAACGGCACCAGCACCGAGTTCGGTCGGTCGACGACGGCCCGCGATCCCGGCGAGCCGGAGACCGGCGGGCACGGCCTCGCCGGGATGCGCGAACGCGTCACCGCACTCGGCGGCTCGCTACGGATCGGTCCGGCCGCCGAGGGCGGGTTCACGGTCCAGGCGTCGATTCCGGTGGTCGGCCGATGA
- a CDS encoding DUF998 domain-containing protein, with amino-acid sequence MPATDPPTRTAPAPRRTASIQPATAPDSPRAGRRRTPVDMVLVGLALPLVGFAVADLVNPDWSPVETMVSHYVHAPRGGWLIPAGLLIMAAASAALIRPAVAHTRGGRGGLTLLGVWAAALLLGGVFPANPAGQWDQPPTLAGTLHGVAALIAFTILPAAAVILTRVWRRDPRWRPVAGALAVVAAMSVAAFALFTVTFFDVLDGPDLAVGPWSAVVGLTERVMVWADVAWLAVAAAGLRRIAWDG; translated from the coding sequence ATGCCCGCCACCGATCCCCCGACCCGCACCGCGCCGGCACCCCGCCGCACCGCATCGATCCAGCCAGCCACGGCGCCGGACTCGCCCCGCGCCGGCCGCCGTCGGACACCCGTCGACATGGTGCTGGTCGGGTTGGCCCTGCCGCTGGTCGGCTTCGCCGTGGCCGACCTGGTCAATCCGGACTGGAGTCCGGTCGAGACCATGGTCAGTCACTACGTGCACGCGCCACGCGGCGGTTGGCTGATCCCGGCCGGCCTGCTGATCATGGCCGCCGCCTCGGCGGCGCTGATCCGGCCGGCCGTCGCGCACACCAGGGGTGGCCGCGGCGGCCTGACGCTGCTCGGTGTCTGGGCCGCCGCCCTGCTGCTCGGCGGCGTGTTCCCGGCCAACCCGGCCGGCCAGTGGGACCAACCGCCAACCCTGGCCGGCACGCTGCACGGCGTCGCCGCACTCATCGCCTTCACGATCCTGCCGGCGGCGGCGGTCATACTCACCCGGGTCTGGCGTCGAGACCCCCGATGGCGTCCGGTCGCCGGTGCGCTGGCCGTCGTGGCGGCGATGTCGGTGGCCGCCTTCGCCCTCTTCACGGTCACATTCTTCGACGTGCTGGACGGCCCGGACCTGGCCGTCGGACCGTGGTCGGCGGTGGTCGGTCTCACCGAGCGGGTCATGGTGTGGGCCGACGTCGCCTGGCTGGCCGTCGCGGCGGCCGGGCTGCGCCGGATCGCGTGGGACGGATAA